From Tumebacillus amylolyticus:
CATGTCTCGTGATGATGGCGGAAAGGTCACACCTGTTCCCATCCCGAACACAGAAGTTAAGCTTTCCAGCGCCGATGGTACTTGGACCGCAGGGTCCCGGGAGAGTAGGACGTCGCGAGGCATATGAATAAGAAAGGCTCGATTCTCTCGTGAGAATCGAGCCTTTTTTCCAAGAGGAGGGGTCATGAGATGGTGACAATCCGTAAGGCGAGAATTGAAGATCTTCCGGCAATGCTCTCGATCTACAACCGGGCCGTGGAGACGACAACGGCGACGTTTGACTTGGAGTTGCAGACGTATGAGCGGCGCGAAGCTTGGTTTCACAAGTATGACGACCAACATCCGCTGATCGTCGCAGAAAAGGACGGCAAGATCGCAGGGTACGGGTGTCTCTCGAAGTTTCGTGACAAGCCGGCGTACCGCAATTCGGTGGAGAACTCTGTGTACATAGATGAGCGCTACCAGCGCCAAGGAATTGGAAAGGCACTGTTAGAAGAACTTTTAAAACTCGCTCGCGATGCGGGGTATCATACGGTGATCGCGGGGATTACGGTGGGAAATGAAGGCAGTGTGAAGTTGCATGAGGCGTTTGGCTTTGTGTTGTGTGGTCGTTTTCGGCAGGTTGGTTACAAGTTTGACGCATGGCAAGATGTGGAGTTTTACCAGTTGATGTTGTGAGCGTGGAGAAAGACTTGGTCCGTGACGGATCGGGTCTTTTTTTCATATCTTGTACTAGTACAAGGGTGGGAGTTGAAGGGGAT
This genomic window contains:
- a CDS encoding GNAT family N-acetyltransferase, producing MVTIRKARIEDLPAMLSIYNRAVETTTATFDLELQTYERREAWFHKYDDQHPLIVAEKDGKIAGYGCLSKFRDKPAYRNSVENSVYIDERYQRQGIGKALLEELLKLARDAGYHTVIAGITVGNEGSVKLHEAFGFVLCGRFRQVGYKFDAWQDVEFYQLML